From one Nocardioides scoriae genomic stretch:
- a CDS encoding zinc-binding alcohol dehydrogenase family protein, whose product MRAIGYRTTGDASRLEDVELPDPTPGERDLLVEVRAVSVNPVDTKIIGRQGPDEGEDVKVLGWDVAGVVREVGPGVTGFAAGDEVWYAGSLVRPGADSELHLVDERIAARKPSSLSFAEAAALPLTTITAWELLFDRLGVERDGGEGQVLLVVGAAGGVGSILVQLASRLTRLRVVGTASRPESEQWARDLGAHDVVDHSQELVPQLRDLGIDSVPLVAALTHTDEHYEQLVEALAPQGRIAVIDDPEGGLNIAPLKQKSGSLHWEFMFTRSMFGTDDMHLQGDLLAEVARLVDEGVLRTTTGAGDEAPKPISAAALREAHEFISSHRAVGKVVLEGWGDDRADTSAAGSAG is encoded by the coding sequence GTGCGCGCGATCGGCTACCGCACCACCGGAGACGCGAGCCGGCTCGAGGACGTCGAGCTGCCCGACCCCACCCCCGGCGAGCGGGACCTGCTCGTGGAGGTGCGGGCGGTCTCGGTGAACCCCGTCGACACCAAGATCATCGGTCGCCAGGGCCCCGACGAGGGCGAGGACGTCAAGGTGCTCGGCTGGGACGTCGCGGGGGTCGTCCGCGAGGTCGGGCCGGGCGTCACGGGCTTCGCGGCCGGCGACGAGGTCTGGTACGCCGGGTCGCTGGTCCGCCCCGGCGCCGACAGCGAGCTCCACCTCGTCGACGAGCGGATCGCGGCCCGCAAGCCGTCCAGCCTGTCCTTCGCCGAGGCGGCCGCCCTGCCGCTGACCACCATCACCGCCTGGGAGCTGCTCTTCGACCGGCTCGGCGTCGAGCGCGACGGCGGCGAGGGCCAGGTGCTCCTGGTCGTCGGCGCGGCCGGCGGCGTCGGCTCGATCCTCGTGCAGCTGGCGTCGCGGCTGACGCGGCTGCGCGTCGTCGGCACCGCCTCGCGCCCGGAGTCGGAGCAGTGGGCCCGCGACCTGGGCGCCCACGACGTCGTCGACCACTCCCAGGAGCTCGTGCCCCAGCTGCGCGACCTGGGGATCGACTCGGTGCCGCTGGTGGCCGCGCTGACCCACACCGACGAGCACTACGAGCAGCTGGTCGAGGCGCTGGCACCCCAGGGCCGGATCGCCGTCATCGACGACCCCGAGGGCGGGCTGAACATCGCCCCGCTCAAGCAGAAGTCGGGCTCGCTGCACTGGGAGTTCATGTTCACCCGGTCGATGTTCGGGACCGACGACATGCACCTGCAGGGCGACCTGCTGGCCGAGGTCGCCCGGCTCGTCGACGAGGGCGTGCTGCGGACGACGACCGGCGCCGGGGACGAGGCGCCGAAGCCGATCTCCGCGGCGGCGCTGCGCGAGGCCCACGAGTTCATCAGCTCCCACCGAGCGGTCGGCAAGGTCGTCCTCGAGGGCTGGGGCGACGACCGGGCCGACACCTCCGCGGCGGGGTCGGCCGGCTGA
- a CDS encoding FAD-dependent oxidoreductase: protein MSASYVVIGAGLAGAATAWRLAQRGCEVTLVERSRPANPDGSSHGSARILRHAYPDPFHAGLVGRAAEQWDELEDASGERLVRRVGALDHGPERDPRRLAGVLAEVGVAHELVGAAEARQRWPGLRFEGEAMWHPSAGVLDAEASVLAMTRLAEAAGATVLRDRPVAQVRREPTGYLVETAAADPLAADRVVVAAGGWLPDLVDRLPDPARLRALLPAFAVTQESAFHFPYRDDADAGHWPTSIHQDAGMTVYALPGGRDAERDGRAGHKVAELHGGRSIGSAVHADGVVDPAQRQRLTAYVERWLPGLEPAPYAETTCLFTTTPTEDFVIDEVDGLTVVSACSGHGAKFAPLLGTLAADRAMRHDEPVPGAWARLAFPGR from the coding sequence ATGAGCGCGTCGTACGTCGTGATCGGGGCCGGGCTGGCCGGGGCCGCCACCGCTTGGAGGCTGGCGCAGCGGGGGTGCGAGGTGACGCTCGTCGAGCGGAGCCGGCCCGCCAACCCGGACGGCAGCTCGCACGGCTCGGCGCGGATCCTGCGGCACGCCTACCCGGACCCCTTTCACGCCGGGCTCGTCGGCCGGGCGGCCGAGCAGTGGGACGAGCTGGAGGACGCCAGCGGCGAGCGGCTCGTGCGGCGGGTCGGCGCGCTGGACCACGGCCCCGAGCGCGACCCGCGCCGGTTGGCCGGGGTGCTCGCCGAGGTCGGCGTCGCGCACGAGCTGGTCGGCGCCGCCGAGGCGCGGCAGCGGTGGCCGGGGCTGCGCTTCGAGGGCGAGGCGATGTGGCACCCGTCCGCCGGGGTGCTCGACGCGGAGGCGAGCGTGCTGGCGATGACGCGGCTGGCCGAGGCGGCCGGGGCGACGGTGCTGCGCGACCGGCCGGTGGCGCAGGTGCGGCGCGAGCCGACGGGCTACCTGGTCGAGACCGCCGCCGCCGACCCGCTCGCCGCCGACCGGGTCGTGGTCGCCGCCGGCGGCTGGCTGCCCGACCTCGTCGACCGGCTCCCGGACCCCGCGCGGCTGCGGGCGCTGCTGCCGGCGTTCGCGGTCACCCAGGAGAGCGCGTTCCACTTCCCCTACCGCGACGACGCGGACGCGGGGCACTGGCCGACCTCCATCCACCAGGACGCCGGGATGACGGTCTACGCCCTGCCCGGCGGCCGCGACGCCGAGCGGGACGGCCGGGCCGGCCACAAGGTCGCCGAGCTGCACGGCGGCCGGTCGATCGGCTCCGCGGTGCACGCCGACGGCGTCGTCGACCCCGCCCAGCGGCAGCGGCTGACGGCGTACGTCGAGCGCTGGCTGCCCGGCCTCGAGCCCGCGCCGTACGCCGAGACGACCTGCCTGTTCACCACCACGCCGACCGAGGACTTCGTCATCGACGAGGTCGACGGCCTCACCGTGGTCTCCGCGTGCTCGGGCCACGGCGCGAAGTTCGCCCCGCTGCTCGGGACGCTGGCCGCCGACCGCGCGATGCGGCACGACGAGCCGGTCCCGGGGGCGTGGGCGCGGCTGGCCTTCCCGGGCCGCTGA
- a CDS encoding HAD family hydrolase, whose translation MSAILFGSISTVADTSELQRQSFNEAFAAHGLDWTWEREDYVRMLEQSGGADRVTAYAQERGVEVDAAAVHRTKSEIFQKRLITDGVEPRDGVVDTIAAAQRGGVKLGLVTTTSPDNVEALVTALRPHVDISGFDVVVDVTQVEQPKPDRDAYDFALDRLGETSDSVVAVEDNLGGVQAAASAGLVCVAFPNTNTSGHDFAGAHARVDRLDADQLIGLATSA comes from the coding sequence ATGAGCGCGATTCTGTTCGGTTCCATCAGCACCGTCGCCGACACCTCGGAGCTGCAGCGGCAGTCCTTCAACGAGGCCTTCGCCGCCCACGGCCTGGACTGGACCTGGGAGCGCGAGGACTACGTCCGGATGCTCGAGCAGAGCGGCGGGGCCGACCGGGTCACGGCGTACGCCCAGGAGCGCGGCGTCGAGGTCGACGCCGCCGCCGTCCACCGCACCAAGTCGGAGATCTTCCAGAAGCGGCTCATCACCGACGGCGTCGAGCCCCGCGACGGCGTGGTCGACACCATCGCCGCCGCGCAGCGCGGTGGCGTCAAGCTCGGCCTGGTCACCACCACCTCCCCCGACAACGTCGAGGCGCTGGTCACCGCGCTGCGGCCCCACGTCGACATCAGCGGCTTCGACGTCGTCGTCGACGTCACCCAGGTGGAGCAGCCCAAGCCCGATCGCGACGCCTACGACTTCGCGCTCGACCGCCTCGGCGAGACCTCCGACTCCGTCGTGGCCGTCGAGGACAACCTCGGGGGCGTCCAGGCCGCGGCGTCCGCCGGTCTGGTCTGCGTGGCCTTCCCCAACACCAACACCTCGGGGCACGACTTCGCCGGCGCCCACGCGCGCGTCGACCGCCTCGACGCCGACCAGCTCATCGGCCTGGCCACCAGCGCCTGA
- a CDS encoding sedoheptulose 7-phosphate cyclase, with translation MSSVDATLTATESSFHVEGRENIDFSLVYSRGVFDVDNTDLAESYQPYGRCLMVVDEAVQELHGDRIEAYFAHHGIELTVFAIKIGEQRKTLRTVETIVDAFADFGLLRKEPVLVVGGGLTTDVAGFACASYRRSTNYIRIPTTLIGLIDASVSIKVAVNHGKHKNRLGAYHASQKVLLDFSLLETLPEDQVRNGMAELIKISVVANSEIFDLLEKYGEDLLRTRFGHLDGSDQLREVADTITYEAIKTMLTLEVPNLHELDLDRVIAYGHTWSPTLELSPEVPYFHGHAINVDMAFSATIAEELGYISEIERDRILGVMSSIGLALDSPHLTPELLRKGTESIMQTRDGLLRAALPQPIGACVFANDLDADQLDRMLASHKELVRGYPRQGDGEDMFTSPAA, from the coding sequence ATGTCCAGCGTCGACGCCACCCTGACCGCTACCGAGTCGTCCTTCCACGTGGAGGGACGCGAGAACATCGACTTCAGCCTCGTCTACAGCCGAGGGGTCTTCGACGTCGACAACACCGACCTCGCGGAGAGCTACCAGCCCTACGGCCGGTGCCTCATGGTGGTCGACGAGGCCGTGCAGGAGCTGCACGGCGACCGGATCGAGGCCTACTTCGCCCACCACGGGATCGAGCTGACGGTCTTCGCGATCAAGATCGGTGAGCAGCGCAAGACGCTGCGCACCGTCGAGACGATCGTGGACGCCTTCGCCGACTTCGGGCTGCTGCGCAAGGAGCCGGTCCTGGTCGTGGGCGGCGGGCTCACCACCGACGTCGCGGGGTTCGCCTGCGCGTCGTACCGCCGCAGCACCAACTACATCCGCATCCCCACCACCCTGATCGGGCTGATCGACGCCAGTGTGTCGATCAAGGTCGCGGTCAACCACGGGAAGCACAAGAACCGTCTGGGCGCCTACCACGCGTCGCAGAAGGTGCTGCTCGACTTCTCGCTGCTGGAGACGCTGCCCGAGGACCAGGTCCGCAACGGCATGGCCGAGCTCATCAAGATCTCGGTCGTCGCCAACAGCGAGATCTTCGACCTGCTCGAGAAGTACGGCGAGGACCTGCTCCGCACCCGGTTCGGCCACCTGGACGGCAGCGACCAGCTGCGCGAGGTCGCCGACACCATCACCTACGAGGCCATCAAGACGATGCTCACCCTGGAGGTCCCCAACCTCCACGAGCTCGACCTCGACCGGGTGATCGCCTACGGCCACACCTGGAGCCCCACCCTCGAGCTGAGCCCCGAGGTGCCCTACTTCCACGGCCACGCCATCAACGTCGACATGGCGTTCTCGGCCACCATCGCCGAGGAGCTGGGCTACATCTCCGAGATCGAGCGCGACCGCATCCTCGGCGTGATGAGCAGCATCGGGCTCGCGCTCGACAGCCCGCACCTGACGCCGGAGCTGCTGCGCAAGGGCACCGAGTCGATCATGCAGACCCGTGACGGCCTGCTCCGTGCGGCGCTGCCGCAGCCGATCGGCGCCTGCGTCTTCGCCAACGACCTCGACGCCGACCAGCTCGACCGGATGCTGGCCTCGCACAAGGAGCTGGTGCGGGGCTACCCGCGCCAGGGGGACGGCGAGGACATGTTCACCTCGCCGGCCGCCTGA
- a CDS encoding O-methyltransferase, translating into MTTQTTGPTARTDPPPPGPRPVTPVAILADSLARIASRLGELEGVDPDLGSEIRRAAELAGGLDDYTARLSTPESPALRALAERTAAEDWEAHTGTALEQEMLSGHVEGQTLKMLVHATRATRVLEIGMFTGYSALAMAEALPDEGVVVACEIDPRVAEIAQECFDATPDGDKIDVHVGPAIDTLHALADAGAHFDLVFIDADKAGYVDYFHALLDSRLLAPRALVAVDNTLMQGLPWRSDDTTANGEAIARFNQVVADDPCVEQVVLPVRDGITLIRRVRA; encoded by the coding sequence GTGACGACGCAGACGACCGGCCCGACCGCCCGGACGGACCCCCCGCCGCCCGGCCCGCGGCCGGTCACCCCGGTGGCGATCCTGGCCGACAGCCTGGCCCGGATCGCCTCCCGCCTCGGCGAGCTCGAGGGGGTGGATCCCGACCTGGGCTCGGAGATCCGCCGCGCCGCCGAGCTCGCCGGGGGCCTGGACGACTACACGGCCCGCCTCAGCACCCCCGAGTCCCCCGCGCTGCGGGCGCTCGCCGAGCGCACCGCCGCCGAGGACTGGGAGGCCCACACCGGCACCGCCCTGGAGCAGGAGATGCTCTCGGGCCACGTCGAGGGCCAGACCCTCAAGATGCTGGTGCACGCCACCCGGGCCACCCGGGTCCTGGAGATCGGGATGTTCACGGGCTACTCCGCCCTGGCCATGGCCGAGGCCCTGCCCGACGAGGGCGTCGTGGTGGCCTGCGAGATCGACCCCCGGGTCGCGGAGATCGCGCAGGAGTGCTTCGACGCCACCCCCGACGGCGACAAGATCGACGTCCACGTCGGCCCGGCCATCGACACCCTGCACGCGCTCGCCGACGCGGGCGCCCACTTCGACCTGGTCTTCATCGACGCCGACAAGGCGGGCTACGTCGACTACTTCCACGCGCTGCTCGACTCGCGGCTGCTGGCCCCGCGGGCGCTCGTCGCCGTCGACAACACGCTGATGCAGGGCCTGCCCTGGCGCAGCGACGACACCACCGCCAACGGCGAGGCGATCGCGCGCTTCAACCAGGTCGTGGCCGACGACCCGTGCGTGGAGCAGGTCGTGCTGCCGGTCCGCGACGGGATCACCCTGATCCGCAGGGTGCGCGCGTGA
- a CDS encoding ATP-grasp domain-containing protein, whose protein sequence is MTVRDTARTLGAVAALGATAPLNAAVTGAALLSTVVRPGRPRARAARPLTVMVSGGKMTKALQLCRSFHAAGHRVVLVETAGYRLTGHRSSRSVAAFHTVPAPGDPTYADALEAIARAEGVDAYVPVCSPASSVADARAKKQLEQVCEVVHLDADVLERLDDKFEFARAAAALGLAVPDTHRITDPQQVLDHDFSQATRPYILKSIAYDPVHRLDLTRLPFGPPEAMEAFVRSLPISEDNPWILQEFIEGREFCTHSTVRGGRLTVYCCCASSAFQINYEMVDHPAIRAWVDRFVEGQDLTGQVSLDFIEDADGEVFAIECNPRTHSAVTMLYDHDGVADAYLSDEPGPVVVPTATSRPTYWLYHEVWRLLTLPDRRERLRTITRGTDAILQRTDPLPFFLEHHVQVPALLLRKLRSGGSWIRIDFNIGKLVEAGGD, encoded by the coding sequence GTGACGGTGCGCGACACCGCACGCACCCTGGGCGCCGTCGCGGCGCTCGGGGCCACGGCCCCGCTCAACGCCGCGGTCACCGGCGCGGCGCTGCTCAGCACCGTGGTGCGGCCGGGTCGTCCCCGCGCCCGCGCCGCCCGCCCGCTGACGGTGATGGTCAGCGGCGGCAAGATGACCAAGGCGCTGCAGCTGTGCCGCTCCTTCCACGCCGCCGGCCACCGCGTGGTGCTGGTCGAGACGGCCGGCTACCGGCTGACCGGCCACCGGTCCTCCCGCTCGGTCGCCGCCTTTCACACGGTCCCGGCGCCCGGCGACCCGACGTACGCCGACGCGCTGGAGGCGATCGCCAGGGCCGAGGGCGTCGACGCCTACGTGCCGGTCTGCAGCCCCGCCAGCAGCGTCGCCGACGCGCGGGCCAAGAAGCAGCTCGAGCAGGTCTGCGAGGTGGTCCACCTCGACGCCGACGTGCTGGAGCGGCTCGACGACAAGTTCGAGTTCGCCCGGGCCGCGGCGGCGCTCGGCCTCGCGGTGCCCGACACCCACCGGATCACCGACCCCCAGCAGGTCCTCGACCACGACTTCTCGCAGGCCACGCGGCCCTACATCCTCAAGAGCATCGCCTACGACCCCGTGCACCGGCTCGACCTGACGCGGCTGCCCTTCGGGCCGCCGGAGGCGATGGAGGCGTTCGTGCGGTCGCTGCCGATCAGCGAGGACAACCCCTGGATCCTGCAGGAGTTCATCGAGGGGCGGGAGTTCTGCACCCACTCGACCGTGCGCGGCGGCCGGCTGACCGTCTACTGCTGCTGCGCCTCGTCGGCCTTCCAGATCAACTACGAGATGGTCGACCACCCGGCCATCCGGGCCTGGGTCGACCGCTTCGTCGAGGGCCAGGACCTGACCGGCCAGGTGTCGCTGGACTTCATCGAGGACGCCGACGGCGAGGTGTTCGCCATCGAGTGCAACCCGCGCACGCACTCGGCCGTCACGATGCTCTACGACCACGACGGCGTGGCCGACGCCTACCTCTCCGACGAGCCGGGCCCGGTCGTGGTGCCCACGGCGACCAGCCGTCCGACGTACTGGCTCTACCACGAGGTCTGGCGCCTGCTCACCCTCCCGGACCGCCGCGAGCGGCTGCGCACCATCACCCGCGGCACCGACGCGATCCTGCAGCGGACCGACCCGCTGCCGTTCTTCCTCGAGCACCACGTGCAGGTCCCCGCCTTGCTGCTGCGCAAGCTGCGCTCCGGGGGCTCCTGGATCCGGATCGACTTCAACATCGGCAAGCTCGTCGAGGCGGGGGGCGACTGA
- a CDS encoding D-alanine--D-alanine ligase family protein, with product MAGSTGPGATGRPLRVLHLVGSAESDFLAELSRLYAADCLAATADPAYDVTVAVVSPDGSWRFPTGLGPDELAAAAPVDVAAAIGRLRELAPDVAVPQMFCLPGMTTHRSLLDLLGIPFVGNRADVMALAAHKARAKAVVAAAGVRVPAGQLLRPGDVASVPLPVVVKPVDADNSMGVALVREPDALDAAVAAAFEHSGEVLVEEYVELGREVRCGVLEVDGELVALPLEEYAVDRETKPVRGYDDKLRRDDADGSGDGALALVAKEAAYAWIVDVADPLTARVQEAAKACHRALGCRDYSLFDFRVDADGEPWFLEAGLYCSYASTSVVAVMAGAAGTSLPALFRQGVHQALARGVR from the coding sequence ATGGCCGGCTCCACCGGCCCGGGCGCAACCGGGCGACCGCTGAGGGTGCTGCACCTCGTCGGCTCGGCCGAGAGCGACTTCCTGGCCGAGCTGTCCCGGCTCTACGCCGCCGACTGCCTGGCCGCGACCGCCGACCCGGCGTACGACGTGACGGTGGCGGTGGTCTCCCCCGACGGCTCCTGGCGCTTCCCCACCGGTCTCGGACCCGACGAGCTCGCCGCGGCCGCACCGGTGGACGTGGCGGCCGCGATCGGGCGGCTGCGCGAGCTGGCGCCCGACGTGGCGGTGCCGCAGATGTTCTGCCTGCCCGGGATGACGACCCACCGCTCGCTGCTCGACCTGCTCGGCATCCCCTTCGTGGGCAACCGCGCGGACGTGATGGCGCTGGCCGCCCACAAGGCCCGGGCCAAGGCGGTCGTCGCGGCCGCCGGCGTGCGCGTCCCGGCGGGGCAGCTGCTGCGGCCCGGCGACGTCGCCTCGGTCCCGCTGCCCGTCGTGGTGAAGCCGGTCGACGCCGACAACTCGATGGGCGTGGCGCTGGTCCGCGAGCCGGACGCGCTCGACGCCGCCGTGGCCGCGGCGTTCGAGCACTCGGGCGAGGTGCTCGTCGAGGAGTACGTCGAGCTCGGCCGCGAGGTCCGCTGCGGCGTCCTCGAGGTGGACGGCGAGCTGGTCGCGCTCCCGCTCGAGGAGTACGCCGTGGACCGCGAGACCAAGCCCGTGCGCGGCTACGACGACAAGCTCCGGCGCGACGACGCCGACGGTTCGGGCGACGGCGCCCTCGCGCTGGTGGCCAAGGAGGCGGCGTACGCCTGGATCGTGGACGTCGCCGACCCGTTGACCGCCCGCGTGCAGGAGGCCGCGAAGGCGTGCCACCGGGCGCTGGGCTGCCGCGACTACAGCCTGTTCGACTTCCGCGTGGACGCCGACGGGGAGCCGTGGTTCCTCGAGGCCGGCCTCTACTGCTCCTACGCCTCCACGAGCGTCGTCGCGGTGATGGCGGGGGCCGCCGGCACCTCGCTGCCCGCGCTCTTCCGGCAGGGTGTCCACCAGGCCCTCGCCCGCGGCGTCCGCTGA
- a CDS encoding TauD/TfdA dioxygenase family protein, with the protein MQLNPTTPVGAVVTDLDLADVTPASAEEVKDLLAEHGVLVFPGQEVDDAAFLEFLRCFGDLAFTVGETPVDGFPDLNVISNVGRTTPPRSQFHVDSSYMRVPPAYTALRTVEIPAQGGETLFTNQYAAFEALPDDLVERLDGRTVTHVVTGLDLDEDEETQAEHPLFRPHPRSGRTALYLSTPARCVAISGMDDDEAASTIATLLEHSTRPENTLRHAWAPGDVVMWDNGAVLHRADHSDVVGDRVMHRGMVSGAAASGADTGVAHPGSDHPGW; encoded by the coding sequence GTGCAGCTCAACCCCACCACCCCCGTCGGCGCCGTCGTCACCGACCTCGACCTCGCGGACGTGACCCCTGCGAGCGCGGAGGAGGTCAAGGACCTGCTGGCCGAGCACGGCGTGCTGGTCTTCCCCGGCCAGGAGGTCGACGACGCGGCGTTCCTGGAGTTCCTGCGCTGCTTCGGCGACCTGGCCTTCACCGTCGGGGAGACCCCCGTCGACGGCTTCCCCGACCTCAACGTCATCAGCAACGTCGGCCGCACCACCCCGCCGCGGAGCCAGTTCCACGTCGACTCCAGCTACATGAGGGTGCCGCCGGCGTACACCGCGCTGCGGACCGTGGAGATCCCCGCCCAGGGCGGCGAGACCCTGTTCACCAACCAGTACGCCGCCTTCGAGGCGCTGCCCGACGACCTCGTCGAGCGCCTCGACGGCCGCACCGTCACCCACGTCGTCACCGGTCTCGACCTCGACGAGGACGAGGAGACGCAGGCCGAGCACCCGCTGTTCCGGCCGCACCCGCGCTCGGGCCGGACGGCGCTCTACCTGTCCACCCCTGCGCGCTGCGTCGCGATCAGCGGGATGGACGACGACGAGGCCGCCTCGACGATCGCGACCCTGCTCGAGCACTCCACCCGGCCCGAGAACACGCTGCGCCACGCGTGGGCGCCCGGCGACGTGGTGATGTGGGACAACGGCGCCGTGCTGCACCGCGCCGACCACTCCGACGTCGTGGGCGACCGCGTCATGCACCGCGGGATGGTGTCGGGGGCCGCCGCGTCGGGCGCCGACACCGGCGTCGCGCACCCCGGGAGCGACCACCCGGGCTGGTGA
- a CDS encoding nitrilase-related carbon-nitrogen hydrolase, with protein MRTDLRVAVAQPDVHALDVAANVAAHAAVVRGARARLVVFPELSLTGYELDAPSLAPTDPRLAPLVEACRATGSVALVGAPVVVAGDRSSLEHIGTLRVDRAGVATAYLKVSLGDAEAERFAPGPGPVAIDVDGWRVGLATCRDTGIAAHVAATAALGLDLYAAGVVHHAHERAELSHRARAIAAATGAPVALASCAAPTGEGYAATAGHSSVHDRHGALLVEAGAATGWVAVTLRATAGETPDGPRD; from the coding sequence GTGAGGACCGACCTGCGCGTGGCCGTCGCCCAGCCGGACGTGCACGCGCTTGACGTGGCGGCCAACGTCGCCGCCCACGCCGCCGTCGTGCGCGGGGCGCGGGCCCGGCTGGTGGTGTTCCCGGAGCTGTCGCTGACCGGCTACGAGCTGGACGCACCGTCCCTGGCGCCCACCGACCCGCGGCTGGCGCCCCTCGTCGAGGCGTGCCGCGCCACCGGGTCCGTGGCGCTCGTCGGTGCGCCGGTCGTCGTCGCCGGCGACCGGTCGAGCCTCGAGCACATCGGCACGCTGCGGGTCGACCGCGCCGGCGTCGCGACGGCGTACCTCAAGGTCTCGCTGGGCGACGCCGAGGCCGAGCGCTTCGCCCCAGGACCCGGTCCGGTCGCGATCGACGTCGACGGGTGGCGCGTCGGCCTCGCGACCTGCCGGGACACCGGCATCGCGGCCCACGTCGCGGCGACCGCGGCGCTGGGCCTCGACCTGTACGCCGCGGGCGTCGTCCACCACGCCCACGAGCGCGCCGAGCTGTCGCACCGGGCCCGCGCGATCGCCGCCGCGACCGGCGCCCCCGTCGCGCTGGCCAGCTGCGCGGCCCCCACCGGCGAGGGCTACGCCGCCACCGCCGGCCACTCGTCGGTCCACGACCGCCACGGCGCGCTGCTCGTCGAGGCCGGAGCCGCGACCGGCTGGGTGGCGGTGACCCTGCGGGCCACCGCGGGCGAGACGCCAGACGGCCCGCGCGACTAG
- a CDS encoding siderophore-interacting protein — MHAYVLETSRPTPGLVRVVLEGGGLDGFVVPEATDAYVNVALPPAGAPYDAVFDPKAVRDQHPAETWPARRRYTVRAWDAEAQQLTIDFVVHGDEGVAGPWAAAAQPGDVLVFEGPGGGYRPDPAADWHLLVGDESALPAIAASVEVLPAGARAVVRLLCDDADHELALDGAADLDVVWLHRADGESLEAAVAALDWPAGTVHAFVHGEADEIRAIRRHLLTERGVARAQMSCSPYWRRDFTDEAWRRVKRDFVQAMDADA; from the coding sequence ATGCACGCCTACGTCCTCGAGACCTCCCGCCCGACGCCCGGCCTGGTGCGGGTGGTGCTCGAGGGCGGCGGGCTGGACGGGTTCGTGGTGCCGGAGGCGACCGACGCCTACGTCAACGTGGCCCTGCCGCCGGCGGGGGCGCCGTACGACGCGGTGTTCGACCCCAAGGCGGTCCGTGATCAGCACCCGGCCGAGACCTGGCCCGCGCGGCGGCGCTACACCGTGCGGGCGTGGGACGCCGAGGCTCAGCAGCTGACGATCGACTTCGTGGTGCACGGCGACGAGGGCGTGGCGGGGCCCTGGGCCGCGGCGGCCCAGCCGGGCGACGTGCTCGTCTTCGAGGGGCCCGGCGGTGGCTACCGCCCCGACCCGGCGGCCGACTGGCACCTGCTGGTCGGCGACGAGTCGGCGCTGCCGGCGATCGCGGCGTCGGTGGAGGTGCTGCCCGCCGGGGCGCGGGCGGTCGTGCGCCTGCTGTGCGACGACGCCGACCACGAGCTGGCGCTGGACGGCGCCGCCGACCTCGACGTCGTGTGGCTGCACCGTGCGGACGGCGAGAGCCTGGAGGCGGCCGTCGCGGCGCTCGACTGGCCGGCCGGCACGGTGCACGCGTTCGTCCACGGCGAGGCCGACGAGATCCGGGCGATCCGTCGCCACCTGCTGACCGAGCGGGGCGTGGCGCGGGCGCAGATGTCGTGCTCGCCCTACTGGCGGCGCGACTTCACCGACGAGGCCTGGCGCCGGGTCAAGCGCGACTTCGTGCAGGCCATGGACGCCGACGCCTAG
- a CDS encoding TetR family transcriptional regulator, with the protein MPPSPALRDTARGAVRGEVMRQAWLLFARDGFEATTVEQIAAAAGMSRRTFFRYFAGKEELVLERLLESGEELAAALAARPDDEPAWPALRRAFDQLVEVQEAHAERSRPLQLMLRDEPSLRGVLTERHRRWLELLVPLVEQRLPARSGRRGPDARARALTSCALACLQEAQELWAEHDGARLGPLLDEAMDAVATP; encoded by the coding sequence GTGCCTCCTTCTCCCGCGCTCCGCGACACCGCCCGCGGGGCCGTCCGCGGCGAGGTGATGCGCCAGGCGTGGCTGCTCTTCGCGCGTGACGGGTTCGAGGCGACCACGGTCGAGCAGATCGCGGCCGCGGCGGGGATGTCGCGGCGCACCTTCTTCCGCTACTTCGCCGGCAAGGAGGAGCTCGTCCTCGAGCGGCTGCTGGAGTCGGGCGAGGAGCTCGCAGCGGCGCTGGCGGCGCGGCCCGACGACGAGCCGGCCTGGCCGGCGCTGCGACGTGCGTTCGACCAGCTGGTCGAGGTGCAGGAGGCCCACGCCGAGCGTTCGCGCCCGCTCCAGCTGATGCTCCGCGACGAGCCGTCGCTGCGCGGCGTGCTGACCGAGCGCCACCGGCGCTGGCTGGAGCTGCTCGTGCCGCTGGTGGAGCAGCGCCTGCCCGCGCGCTCCGGCCGCCGCGGGCCCGACGCCCGCGCCCGGGCGCTCACCAGCTGCGCGCTCGCCTGCCTGCAGGAGGCGCAGGAGCTGTGGGCCGAGCACGACGGCGCCCGCCTCGGGCCGCTGCTCGACGAGGCGATGGACGCGGTCGCGACCCCCTAG